In Acidaminococcus fermentans DSM 20731, one genomic interval encodes:
- a CDS encoding LysR family transcriptional regulator, whose protein sequence is MDLKQIEYIVKIAETGSITRAAEQLFITQSALNQQLLKLEQQLGIKLFVRHKHDMTPTSAGRVYLEYGENMLREKREAYNIIHDMAQSSLGDLRLTFSRERGIDMLVSTYPQFHRKFPGITLRPHEMFVVDQLNCLSRGDTDLGVVTVTEKQKVPDLEFELVRKEPLLLAIPRQNPRAVNPARPGTPLEELPYMEVDQCKDSPFVLMFPKSTMRQLIDRILKKADYHPYVLFESASIRALLTMVKNNMACTIVAGGYYRYQDKIAFYRIPGDPYWEMCITYKKGAYLNKAMLCYKDLIHDYFRIKDPLFVKK, encoded by the coding sequence ATGGATCTGAAACAGATCGAATACATTGTGAAGATTGCGGAAACCGGCAGCATTACCCGGGCCGCCGAGCAGCTGTTCATCACCCAGTCCGCCCTGAACCAGCAGCTGCTGAAGCTGGAACAGCAGCTGGGGATCAAACTCTTTGTCCGGCACAAGCACGACATGACCCCCACCAGCGCCGGCCGGGTGTACCTGGAATACGGAGAGAACATGCTCCGGGAAAAACGGGAGGCCTACAACATCATCCATGACATGGCCCAGAGCAGCCTGGGAGACCTGCGGCTGACCTTTTCCCGGGAACGGGGCATCGACATGCTGGTATCCACCTACCCCCAGTTCCACCGGAAATTCCCCGGCATCACCCTGCGCCCTCATGAAATGTTCGTGGTGGACCAGCTGAACTGCCTCAGCCGGGGGGATACGGATCTGGGGGTAGTCACCGTCACGGAAAAGCAAAAGGTACCGGACCTGGAATTCGAGCTGGTCCGGAAAGAACCGTTGCTGCTGGCCATTCCCCGGCAGAATCCCAGGGCCGTCAACCCGGCCCGGCCCGGCACTCCCCTGGAAGAACTGCCTTATATGGAAGTGGATCAGTGCAAGGACAGCCCCTTTGTACTCATGTTCCCCAAATCCACCATGCGCCAGCTCATCGACCGGATCCTGAAAAAGGCGGACTACCATCCCTATGTGCTGTTTGAAAGCGCCAGCATCCGGGCCCTGCTGACCATGGTGAAGAACAACATGGCCTGTACCATCGTGGCCGGCGGCTATTACCGGTACCAGGACAAGATCGCCTTTTACCGGATCCCCGGTGACCCCTACTGGGAAATGTGCATCACCTACAAAAAAGGAGCCTACCTGAACAAGGCCATGCTCTGCTACAAAGACCTGATCCACGACTATTTCCGGATAAAGGATCCGCTGTTTGTGAAAAAATGA
- a CDS encoding enolase C-terminal domain-like protein, whose translation MTPVITKMEVYPVAGKDSMLLNLSGGHAPYFTRNIVILTDSEGNTGVGEVPGGPKITNALEDVKDIVVGTKISDYRNTLLAVKAHLDKNGEEDVRGNQTFDLRTGVHVMTAIEAPCLDLLGKFLDMPVCRLLGNGQQRDFVRFLGYLFFVGDRNKTDLPYDHEEDSDCEWYRLRNEEALDADSVVALCRAAKEKYGFKDFKLKGGVLPGDEEMKVIKAMKKAFPDARMDLDPNGAWKLDDAVRYVSDMHGILTYCEDPCGAEGVYSGREIMSEFRRRTGFPTATNMIATDWRQVGHSLESQAVDIILADPHFWTMNGSVRVAQMCHEFGYTWGSHSNNHFDISLAMCVQVGAAVPGFYNALDTHWIWQEGRERLTREPMQIVDGGIKVPDKPGLGVEVDREQVLKAHELYKKHCLGVRNDAITMQYLIPGWKFDAKSPCLVR comes from the coding sequence ATGACACCCGTAATTACCAAAATGGAAGTTTATCCGGTTGCCGGCAAGGACAGCATGCTGCTGAACCTGAGCGGCGGACATGCCCCTTATTTCACCCGGAACATTGTCATTCTGACCGATTCTGAAGGCAACACCGGCGTGGGGGAAGTCCCCGGCGGCCCCAAGATCACCAATGCCCTGGAAGATGTGAAGGACATTGTGGTGGGGACCAAGATCTCTGATTACCGGAACACTCTGCTGGCAGTGAAGGCCCATCTGGACAAGAACGGCGAAGAAGATGTCCGGGGCAACCAGACCTTCGATCTGCGGACCGGGGTCCATGTGATGACTGCCATCGAAGCCCCCTGTCTGGACCTGCTGGGCAAGTTCCTGGACATGCCGGTCTGCCGTCTGCTGGGCAACGGCCAGCAGCGGGATTTCGTCCGGTTCCTGGGCTATCTGTTCTTTGTGGGCGACCGGAACAAGACGGATCTGCCCTATGATCACGAAGAAGATTCCGATTGTGAATGGTACCGTCTGCGGAACGAAGAAGCCCTGGATGCAGACAGCGTGGTGGCCCTGTGCCGGGCTGCCAAAGAAAAATACGGCTTCAAGGACTTCAAACTGAAAGGCGGCGTGCTGCCCGGGGATGAAGAAATGAAGGTCATCAAGGCCATGAAGAAAGCCTTCCCGGATGCCCGGATGGACCTGGATCCCAACGGGGCCTGGAAACTGGATGATGCAGTCCGGTACGTATCCGACATGCACGGCATCCTGACCTATTGTGAAGATCCCTGCGGGGCTGAAGGGGTTTACTCCGGCCGTGAAATCATGAGCGAATTCCGCCGGCGCACCGGCTTCCCCACCGCCACCAACATGATCGCCACCGACTGGCGGCAGGTGGGCCATTCCCTGGAAAGCCAGGCGGTGGACATTATCCTGGCTGACCCACATTTCTGGACCATGAACGGGTCCGTACGGGTGGCCCAGATGTGCCATGAATTCGGCTATACCTGGGGCAGCCATTCCAACAACCACTTCGACATCTCCCTGGCCATGTGCGTCCAGGTAGGGGCTGCAGTACCGGGCTTCTACAATGCCCTGGATACGCACTGGATCTGGCAGGAAGGCCGGGAACGGCTGACCAGGGAACCCATGCAGATCGTGGATGGCGGCATCAAGGTGCCGGACAAACCGGGTCTGGGCGTGGAAGTGGACCGGGAACAGGTTCTGAAAGCTCACGAACTGTACAAGAAACACTGCCTGGGTGTGCGGAACGACGCCATCACCATGCAGTATCTGATCCCCGGCTGGAAATTCGATGCAAAATCTCCCTGCCTGGTTCGGTAA
- a CDS encoding GntP family permease produces the protein MAESTRMVLGLGLGILVMIILVAKTKVHSFIAMLIAALITGIIGGMPILTVKVAGKTTVGVINAISTGFGNTLSSTGIIIGLGVMMGAILEKSGAAEKLAISFIKLVGKGNEEWALGVTGWVVSIPVFADSAVVMLCPLCKAISKVTGKSVIGLGLSLACGLQLTHVLVPPTPGPLTAAGMLGIDVGQMIAGGAILSIPMLLVIVPYCKWIGKKIYQVVNEDDEYVRPQQGEQVKLASTELLDQFLNRTDLPGLAISAAPIVVPLVMILTKTVLDLMGADKSAGYYYFVALFGSPIVALMIGTLIAIYGLVSDRDTKEVLKMMDDGIKDTGIIMLITGVGGSLGYVVRASGIGNVLGQMVVTWPVPAVLIPFCIAALMRICLGSATVAIVTSASLTMPLMSQLTISPLLMALSCCVGAISFGYFTDSGFWVWNGMFGVSDLKEQLQCKTAVSMIMAGVGLLELLVAQYFI, from the coding sequence ATGGCAGAATCCACACGGATGGTCCTGGGTCTGGGCCTGGGCATCCTGGTTATGATTATCTTAGTCGCAAAAACAAAAGTCCACAGCTTCATCGCCATGCTGATCGCCGCGTTGATCACTGGGATCATCGGGGGCATGCCCATCCTCACCGTGAAGGTGGCGGGCAAGACCACCGTGGGCGTCATCAACGCCATCAGCACCGGCTTCGGCAACACCCTGTCCAGTACGGGCATCATCATTGGCCTGGGGGTCATGATGGGGGCCATCCTGGAAAAATCCGGGGCTGCGGAAAAACTGGCCATCAGCTTCATCAAACTGGTGGGCAAGGGCAATGAAGAATGGGCCCTGGGGGTCACCGGCTGGGTGGTTTCCATTCCCGTATTCGCTGACTCCGCCGTGGTGATGCTGTGCCCCCTGTGCAAAGCCATCTCCAAGGTTACCGGAAAATCCGTCATCGGCCTGGGGCTGTCCCTGGCCTGCGGCCTGCAGCTGACCCACGTGCTGGTGCCCCCCACTCCGGGGCCGCTGACCGCAGCCGGCATGCTGGGCATCGATGTGGGCCAGATGATCGCCGGGGGCGCCATCCTCAGTATCCCCATGCTGCTGGTAATCGTTCCCTACTGCAAATGGATCGGCAAAAAGATCTACCAGGTGGTCAACGAAGACGATGAATACGTTCGTCCCCAGCAGGGCGAACAGGTGAAACTGGCTTCCACGGAACTGCTGGATCAGTTCCTGAACCGGACGGATCTGCCGGGACTGGCCATTTCCGCCGCTCCCATCGTGGTTCCCCTGGTGATGATCCTGACCAAGACGGTGCTGGATCTGATGGGCGCGGACAAGAGTGCCGGGTACTACTACTTTGTGGCCCTCTTCGGCAGCCCCATTGTGGCCCTGATGATCGGGACCCTGATCGCCATCTACGGCCTGGTTTCTGACCGGGATACCAAGGAAGTCCTGAAGATGATGGATGACGGGATCAAGGATACCGGCATCATCATGCTGATCACCGGCGTGGGCGGTTCTCTGGGCTATGTGGTCCGGGCTTCCGGCATCGGCAATGTGCTGGGCCAGATGGTTGTGACCTGGCCGGTACCGGCTGTGCTGATCCCCTTCTGCATCGCCGCTCTTATGCGGATCTGCCTGGGCTCCGCAACGGTGGCCATCGTGACTTCCGCTTCCCTGACCATGCCTCTGATGAGCCAGCTGACCATCAGCCCGCTGCTCATGGCTCTGTCCTGCTGCGTAGGCGCCATTTCCTTCGGGTACTTCACCGACTCCGGGTTCTGGGTCTGGAACGGAATGTTCGGTGTCAGCGACCTGAAAGAACAGCTCCAGTGCAAGACTGCCGTGTCCATGATCATGGCCGGCGTAGGGCTTCTGGAACTGCTGGTTGCCCAGTATTTCATCTAA
- a CDS encoding hydroxyacid dehydrogenase → MYKILVPKALKPVAREFLTKKGYELVSPEATDEASLAKAIADVDAVIARTEKYTKTVVDAGKNLKIIARYGIGYENIDLAACDAKNVTVTLARGCNTYSVAEHAISLMLACFRQIPQLNQEVRKGNWKSRDAIETHEARYKTFGSIGIGPIGLEAVKIAHFGFQMRILVYDKFVDRSQFPDWVEFVDTLDELMEQADVVSPHLPLNKGTFHIIDEEAISHMKPTAVLLNVSRGAIWDEKAVYKALKEGRIAAAGADVFETEPPTPDMPLFSLPNYIGCPHTAALTEEAVDAVAMNCAQAIDDLLNGREPKFIINHPEKA, encoded by the coding sequence ATGTACAAGATTCTGGTGCCCAAGGCGCTGAAACCGGTGGCCCGTGAGTTCCTGACAAAGAAAGGCTATGAACTGGTGAGCCCGGAAGCAACGGACGAGGCCTCCCTGGCCAAAGCCATTGCCGATGTGGATGCCGTCATCGCCCGGACGGAGAAATACACCAAAACCGTGGTGGACGCCGGGAAGAACCTGAAGATCATCGCCCGGTACGGCATTGGGTACGAAAACATCGACCTGGCCGCCTGTGATGCCAAAAACGTCACAGTGACACTGGCCCGGGGGTGCAACACCTATTCGGTGGCGGAACATGCCATCTCTCTGATGCTGGCCTGCTTCCGGCAGATTCCCCAGCTCAACCAGGAAGTCCGGAAGGGCAACTGGAAGAGCCGGGATGCCATCGAAACCCACGAAGCCCGGTACAAGACTTTCGGCAGCATCGGCATCGGGCCCATCGGCCTGGAAGCGGTGAAAATCGCCCACTTCGGATTCCAGATGCGGATCCTGGTGTACGACAAATTCGTGGACCGGAGCCAGTTCCCGGACTGGGTGGAATTCGTGGATACCCTGGATGAACTGATGGAACAGGCGGATGTGGTTTCTCCCCACCTGCCCCTGAACAAGGGAACCTTCCACATCATCGATGAGGAAGCCATCTCCCACATGAAGCCCACGGCGGTGCTCCTGAACGTATCCCGGGGAGCCATCTGGGATGAAAAGGCCGTGTACAAAGCCCTGAAGGAAGGACGGATCGCCGCTGCCGGTGCGGATGTGTTTGAAACGGAACCGCCCACCCCGGACATGCCTCTGTTCAGCCTTCCCAATTACATCGGCTGCCCCCACACCGCAGCCCTGACGGAAGAAGCAGTGGACGCCGTGGCCATGAACTGTGCCCAGGCCATCGATGACCTGCTGAACGGCCGGGAGCCCAAATTCATCATCAACCATCCGGAAAAAGCCTGA
- a CDS encoding 4Fe-4S binding protein, with the protein MSKDITININEKLCKQCGICSALCPKQVLEQSYGSYPKVAHLDACIGCKLCALRCPDFAIEVEVK; encoded by the coding sequence ATGAGCAAAGACATCACCATCAACATCAATGAAAAACTGTGCAAGCAGTGCGGCATCTGCTCCGCCCTGTGTCCCAAACAGGTGCTGGAACAAAGCTACGGCAGCTATCCCAAGGTGGCTCACCTGGATGCCTGCATCGGCTGCAAACTGTGCGCTCTGCGCTGCCCTGATTTTGCAATTGAAGTGGAGGTCAAATAA
- a CDS encoding 2-oxoacid:acceptor oxidoreductase subunit alpha codes for MAKVEKKFMEGNEAMTAGAIAAGARFFAGYPISPSSEVAKAAAKELPRHGGIYIQMEDELSSMAALLGASLAGKKAFTATSGPGFSLMQENLGLGIMSELPCVLYNVQRSGPSTGAATKPAQGDLMQAKYGTHGDHSIIAISPSSVQDCYDLSITAFNLAEKYRTPVIFLADEVVGHLRETLTIREPEPDEIINRKAPATKNQADFRPYDYSSTEVAPMVAVGDRDLLMRTTGSTHDEKGEFCPSPENIDRVTHYLVDKIEKHVDDITITRKYQMDDADVVLISFGCSVRSSLSAIEILRKKGVKAGLLQLVTVWPMPEKEIRAALQQAKIVIVPELNLGQLAGEVRKYNDYGCKVLQANRTDGILLTPQQIVDVYEESEK; via the coding sequence ATGGCTAAGGTAGAAAAGAAATTCATGGAAGGCAATGAAGCAATGACGGCTGGAGCCATTGCTGCCGGTGCCCGGTTCTTCGCGGGCTACCCCATTTCCCCCAGCTCTGAAGTGGCCAAGGCGGCTGCCAAGGAACTGCCCCGTCACGGCGGGATCTACATCCAGATGGAAGATGAACTGAGCTCCATGGCTGCCCTGCTGGGGGCTTCCCTGGCCGGCAAGAAGGCTTTCACCGCCACCAGCGGCCCGGGCTTCTCCCTGATGCAGGAAAATCTGGGTCTGGGGATTATGTCCGAACTGCCCTGCGTCCTCTACAATGTACAGCGCAGCGGCCCGTCCACCGGGGCTGCCACCAAACCGGCCCAGGGCGACCTGATGCAGGCCAAATACGGCACCCACGGGGACCACAGCATCATTGCCATCAGCCCCTCTTCCGTGCAGGACTGCTATGATTTGTCCATCACCGCTTTCAACCTGGCGGAAAAATACCGGACCCCGGTAATCTTCCTGGCGGACGAAGTGGTGGGGCACCTGCGGGAAACCCTGACCATCCGGGAACCGGAACCGGACGAAATCATCAACCGGAAAGCACCTGCCACCAAAAACCAGGCAGACTTCCGTCCCTATGACTACAGCAGCACGGAAGTGGCTCCCATGGTGGCCGTGGGCGACCGGGACCTGCTGATGCGGACCACCGGTTCCACCCATGACGAAAAAGGGGAATTCTGCCCCTCTCCGGAAAACATCGACCGGGTAACCCATTACCTGGTGGACAAAATCGAAAAACACGTGGACGACATCACCATCACCCGGAAATACCAGATGGACGATGCGGATGTGGTCCTGATTTCCTTCGGCTGCTCCGTCCGCAGCTCCCTCAGCGCCATTGAAATCCTGCGGAAGAAAGGCGTGAAAGCCGGGCTCCTGCAGCTGGTCACCGTATGGCCCATGCCGGAAAAAGAAATCCGGGCTGCCCTGCAGCAGGCCAAAATCGTCATCGTGCCGGAACTGAACCTGGGCCAGCTGGCCGGGGAAGTCCGGAAGTACAACGACTACGGCTGCAAAGTGCTCCAGGCCAACCGGACCGACGGGATCCTGCTTACCCCGCAGCAGATCGTGGATGTTTATGAGGAGAGTGAAAAATAA
- a CDS encoding thiamine pyrophosphate-dependent enzyme: MKSYKDYMLFDKLPQTWCAGCSHGIVLQSIAAVMAELEVDKHDMALVSGIGCFGRVDDYLDINCMHVTHGRALAAATGVALGNPDLHVLVTMGDGDGTTIGGNHLIHAARRNINVTAIISNNYNYGQTGGQYSGTTPTHSITQTSPYGHIEQNFDVCKLAIAAGASYVGRATAYNPVMLRKLIKEGMQVKGFSLIEVMSACPTHYGKFNKLGAAAHMMQLMNEQSVTVAQAAKMSEEELQGKIVVGCLKNAPRDDYYTDYKKIIDANRIEG, from the coding sequence ATGAAATCTTACAAGGACTATATGCTGTTTGACAAACTGCCTCAGACCTGGTGCGCCGGGTGCAGCCACGGGATCGTGCTCCAGTCCATTGCTGCCGTCATGGCGGAACTGGAAGTGGACAAGCACGACATGGCTCTGGTCAGCGGCATCGGCTGCTTCGGCCGGGTGGATGACTATCTGGACATCAACTGCATGCACGTGACCCACGGCCGGGCTCTGGCCGCTGCCACCGGTGTGGCTCTGGGGAATCCGGACCTGCACGTGCTGGTGACCATGGGCGACGGGGACGGCACCACCATCGGGGGCAACCACCTGATCCATGCAGCCCGCCGGAACATCAACGTGACGGCCATCATCTCCAACAACTACAACTATGGGCAGACCGGCGGCCAGTATTCCGGCACCACTCCCACCCACAGCATTACCCAGACCTCTCCTTACGGCCACATCGAACAGAACTTCGATGTGTGCAAGCTGGCCATTGCCGCCGGGGCTTCCTATGTGGGCCGTGCCACTGCCTACAACCCGGTGATGCTGCGGAAGCTGATCAAGGAAGGGATGCAGGTGAAAGGGTTCTCCCTGATCGAAGTGATGAGCGCCTGCCCCACCCATTACGGGAAATTCAACAAACTGGGAGCAGCTGCCCACATGATGCAGCTGATGAACGAACAGAGCGTGACCGTAGCCCAGGCTGCCAAGATGAGCGAAGAAGAGCTCCAGGGCAAAATCGTGGTAGGGTGCCTGAAGAATGCACCGCGGGACGACTACTACACGGACTACAAGAAGATCATCGATGCCAACAGAATTGAGGGATAA
- a CDS encoding 2-oxoacid:acceptor oxidoreductase family protein, with amino-acid sequence MKKEIVLSGVGGQGVVSVGEVMGLASLNEENINATMSASYGAEARGTFTKTDVVLSDGLVGYPNVAVPDLILCLAQVAYDRYVDKFTDDTLVFYDSDEVTPKEGAKGTAIGHPFRKLAVELGSIQSANFIALGAMMKKTGLLKPESVEQGIAKRFAGKQKVIDSNRKAFEKGLTLE; translated from the coding sequence ATGAAAAAAGAAATCGTATTGTCTGGGGTCGGCGGCCAGGGCGTAGTTTCCGTTGGGGAAGTCATGGGCCTTGCCTCCCTGAATGAAGAGAACATCAACGCCACCATGAGTGCTTCCTACGGGGCAGAAGCCCGGGGCACCTTCACCAAGACCGACGTGGTCCTGAGCGACGGGCTGGTGGGCTATCCCAATGTGGCTGTGCCGGATCTGATCCTGTGCCTGGCCCAGGTGGCCTATGACCGGTACGTGGACAAGTTCACCGATGACACCCTGGTGTTCTATGATTCTGACGAAGTGACCCCCAAAGAAGGGGCCAAAGGCACCGCCATCGGCCATCCGTTCCGGAAACTGGCCGTGGAACTGGGCAGCATCCAGAGCGCCAACTTCATCGCTCTGGGAGCCATGATGAAAAAGACCGGCCTCCTGAAGCCGGAAAGCGTGGAACAGGGCATTGCCAAACGGTTTGCCGGGAAACAGAAAGTCATCGACAGCAACCGGAAGGCTTTTGAAAAAGGACTGACCCTGGAATAA
- the ilvD gene encoding dihydroxy-acid dehydratase: MSGNELNYKNNRSGIMVNGVGRSGNRALLYSMGLEEDDFRKPIIGIANSFSELVPGHIHLRDLARDVSDGILEAGGIPREFDTIALCDGLCQGHSGMRYSLPSREIIADSVEAVVEGNQLDAVVMLASCDKIVPGMILAAARMKIPAIIVTGGPMLAGNCDGYTNICLSNLREFVGQYQVGKMSYEELRKMEMASLPTVGSCSMMGTANTMSCLAEVLGLTLPRMGTSPAVSSEKRRLARASGKRIVAMVKEGITTQDILTRSALLDAVKAVMAMGASTNSVLHLMAIAHEAHVDLTLEDFDRVSREVPYLCNLRPSGQYAVDVLHANGGVPAVLRAIEDKLDDHITVTGHTLKENIAAQPLVENDVIFPRSKPKNKEGGIAILKGNLAPDGAVVKASGVKPNMHVFTGKARVFDSMEDSITAIEAGEIQPGTVIVLRYEGPKGGPGMREMFLVTALLVGRGMDESTALVTDGRFSGSTRGPCIGHVSPEAAAGGPIGLIQDGDVIHIDIPNRSLTMDVSDAELAERKKHFKPVVKATSPMLKKYAALVSSADKGAVLQVK; encoded by the coding sequence ATGAGCGGAAATGAACTGAACTACAAGAACAACCGCAGTGGAATCATGGTCAACGGGGTGGGCCGGAGCGGCAACCGGGCTCTGCTGTACAGCATGGGCCTGGAAGAAGACGACTTCCGGAAACCCATCATCGGGATCGCCAATTCCTTCAGTGAACTGGTGCCCGGCCATATCCACCTGCGGGACCTGGCCCGGGATGTGAGCGACGGCATCCTGGAAGCCGGCGGGATCCCCCGGGAATTTGACACCATCGCCCTGTGCGACGGCCTGTGCCAGGGGCACAGCGGCATGCGGTATTCTCTGCCCAGCCGGGAAATCATTGCGGACTCCGTGGAGGCCGTGGTGGAAGGGAACCAGCTGGATGCCGTGGTGATGCTGGCCTCCTGCGACAAGATCGTCCCCGGGATGATCCTGGCCGCAGCCCGGATGAAGATCCCGGCCATCATCGTCACCGGCGGCCCCATGCTGGCCGGCAACTGCGATGGCTACACCAACATCTGCCTGAGCAACCTGCGGGAATTCGTGGGCCAGTATCAGGTGGGCAAAATGAGCTATGAAGAGCTGCGGAAGATGGAAATGGCTTCCCTGCCCACGGTGGGCTCCTGCTCCATGATGGGCACCGCCAACACCATGAGCTGCCTGGCGGAAGTGCTGGGGCTGACCCTGCCCCGGATGGGCACCTCCCCGGCCGTGTCTTCGGAAAAACGGAGACTGGCCCGGGCCAGCGGCAAACGGATCGTGGCCATGGTGAAGGAAGGCATCACCACCCAGGATATCCTGACCCGTTCCGCCCTGCTGGATGCGGTCAAGGCCGTTATGGCCATGGGCGCCTCCACCAACTCGGTGCTGCATCTGATGGCCATTGCCCATGAAGCCCATGTGGACCTGACCCTGGAAGATTTCGACCGGGTCAGCCGGGAAGTACCCTATCTGTGCAACCTGCGTCCTTCCGGCCAGTATGCGGTGGATGTGCTCCACGCCAACGGCGGGGTGCCTGCAGTACTCCGGGCCATCGAAGATAAACTTGATGACCATATCACCGTGACCGGCCACACTCTGAAGGAAAACATTGCCGCCCAGCCTCTGGTGGAAAACGACGTGATCTTCCCCCGGAGCAAACCCAAGAACAAAGAAGGGGGCATTGCCATCCTGAAAGGGAACCTGGCTCCCGACGGCGCCGTGGTAAAGGCCAGCGGGGTGAAACCCAACATGCATGTGTTCACCGGCAAAGCCCGGGTGTTCGACAGCATGGAAGATTCCATCACGGCCATCGAAGCCGGGGAAATCCAGCCCGGGACGGTCATCGTCCTGCGGTATGAAGGACCCAAAGGCGGTCCCGGCATGCGGGAAATGTTCCTGGTCACTGCCCTCCTGGTGGGCCGGGGCATGGACGAAAGCACCGCTCTGGTCACCGATGGACGGTTCTCCGGATCCACCCGGGGGCCATGCATCGGTCACGTTTCTCCGGAAGCCGCTGCCGGCGGTCCCATCGGCCTGATCCAGGATGGGGACGTGATCCATATCGACATCCCCAACCGGAGCCTGACCATGGATGTTTCCGACGCCGAACTGGCGGAACGGAAAAAGCATTTCAAACCGGTGGTGAAAGCCACCTCCCCCATGCTGAAAAAATATGCAGCTTTGGTATCTTCTGCTGACAAAGGGGCCGTCCTTCAGGTAAAATAA
- a CDS encoding VOC family protein, whose translation MAEKITYKLKHVGINCENEKEAKQLVSLLCSLFDLEPGNENDTHIFVSNMFEVMKDSTRGHHGHIALQTPDVELAMADLARKGISFKEETIRRDADGKVIFVYLDGDIGGFSFHLTK comes from the coding sequence ATGGCAGAAAAAATCACCTACAAGCTGAAACATGTGGGCATCAACTGTGAAAACGAAAAAGAGGCCAAACAGCTGGTATCCCTCTTATGCAGTCTGTTTGACCTGGAACCGGGAAATGAAAATGACACACACATCTTCGTTTCCAATATGTTCGAGGTGATGAAGGACAGCACCCGGGGCCACCATGGCCATATAGCCCTGCAGACTCCAGATGTGGAGCTGGCCATGGCGGACCTGGCCCGGAAGGGGATTTCCTTCAAGGAGGAAACCATCCGCCGGGATGCTGACGGAAAAGTCATCTTCGTCTATCTGGACGGGGATATCGGAGGCTTTTCCTTCCATCTCACCAAATAA